Within Onychostoma macrolepis isolate SWU-2019 unplaced genomic scaffold, ASM1243209v1 Scaffold277, whole genome shotgun sequence, the genomic segment TTTTGAGATCTAAAGGCAGTCGGCAATATTATGGCAAGCatttcttcaaaatgtcataCGGTCTTGAaaaatatgagggtgagtaaatgatgacagactgAGTGAACTATACTTTTAAGTTGAAAACAACATGAAATGTCCTATACAGAAATTTTTCCCAAGTTTAGCATTAACACTGCATGCAGTGAAGTGTGCGGTGGCACTTCCTTttcctgtgtgtttgtgtacctgTAAGCGAGGCATACTGAGTGAAGACATCCACAGGTTTTGGTCCCAGCATGATAAAGATATCAATAATACCACTCTCAGATATCCAGCGTACATCCGTCTGAGGAGCTTCACTAGAAACTTGTACGATGTCCAGTATTTTTCCAAACATTGTCTGAAATATGGATACACATTTAAAGCaattgttataaaacatttaaagaagTGCACTGATACCAAAACTGATGCACTTGATCAAACAAACGGTTAACATCAGGCaatattgcaatgctctctgaTATATTGTGCTTCCCT encodes:
- the LOC131535467 gene encoding neutral alpha-glucosidase AB-like; the encoded protein is MALYGAVPVLISHSTDRTMGIFWLNAAETWVDISSNTAGRTMFGKILDIVQVSSEAPQTDVRWISESGIIDIFIMLGPKPVDVFTQYASLTGTQTHRKRKCHRTLHCMQC